Proteins from one Hoplias malabaricus isolate fHopMal1 chromosome 2, fHopMal1.hap1, whole genome shotgun sequence genomic window:
- the LOC136687515 gene encoding interferon-induced protein 44-like isoform X2, which produces MARLFRRKPIRETRTPAPAITSAEYEIPWRPVIWSNSTRESMLRGLKRFHLRTPDVSCLKIMLHGPIGAGKSSFINSVNTTLQGRITTLALAEASAGTSFTTKLKIHKLKTGEPGCFYPFVFTDIMGLEPGQGHGVHTDDIFRVLRGEVKNGYTFNPVCPIAEANQHFKPDPSLKDQVHCLVSVLPADKISLISEDVFQKMKHVHKMAHDLGIPEVIIMSMVDKACPLVNDNLRKIYISRNIREKIEECSKKSGVPVDYIYPVKNYSEEVNTNIDKDILILKAIDNIVRLASYYVEHQDYLHQ; this is translated from the exons ATGGCTCGGCTTTTTCGACGTAAACCTATACGTGAAACTCGAACCCCAGCACCAGCCATTACAAGCGCAG AATATGAAATACCATGGAGGCCAGTGATATGGAG TAACTCTACCAGAGAATCTATGTTGAGGGGACTGAAGAGGTTCCATCTTAGAACTCCGGACGTCAGTTGCCTTAAGATTATGCTCCATGGCCCCATTGGAGCAGGAAAGTCTAGCTTCATCAATTCAGTCAACACCACGCTCCAAGGTCGTATCACAACTTTGGCACTGGCAGAAGCAAGTGCTGGTACAAGCTTCACTACCAAG tTAAAAATCCATAAGTTGAAGACAGGGGAACCAGGATGTTTCTACCCATTTGTATTTACTGACATCATGGGTCTGGAACCAGGGCAAGGACATGGGGTACACACAGATGACATATTCAGAGTATTACGTGGTGAAGTAAAAAATGGTTACACG tttAATCCTGTTTGTCCAATTGCGGAAGCTAACCAACACTTCAAACCTGACCCCAGTTTAAAAGACCAAGTTCACTGTCTCGTGAGTGTTTTACCAGCAGACAAGATATCTTTAATCTCCGAAGATGTCTTCCAGAAGATGAAGCATGTTCATAAAATGGCACATGATTTGG gaatTCCTGAGGTCATCATCATGTCCATGGTGGACAAAGCATGTCCACTTGTGAATGACAACCTGAGAAAAATCTACATCAGCAGAAATATTAGGGAAAAA ATTGAGGAGTGTAGTAAGAAATCTGGGGTCCCAGTAGACTATATCTACCCTGTGAAGAACTACAGCGAGGAGGTTAACACTAACATTGATAAGGACATTTTGATTCTGAAGGCAATTGACAATATTGTTAGGTTGGCCAGTTACTATGTAGAGCACCAGGATTATCTTCatcaatga
- the LOC136687515 gene encoding interferon-induced protein 44-like isoform X1, translated as MLTSVKDCQGSQGLQLVNDKIQEMARLFRRKPIRETRTPAPAITSAEYEIPWRPVIWSNSTRESMLRGLKRFHLRTPDVSCLKIMLHGPIGAGKSSFINSVNTTLQGRITTLALAEASAGTSFTTKLKIHKLKTGEPGCFYPFVFTDIMGLEPGQGHGVHTDDIFRVLRGEVKNGYTFNPVCPIAEANQHFKPDPSLKDQVHCLVSVLPADKISLISEDVFQKMKHVHKMAHDLGIPEVIIMSMVDKACPLVNDNLRKIYISRNIREKIEECSKKSGVPVDYIYPVKNYSEEVNTNIDKDILILKAIDNIVRLASYYVEHQDYLHQ; from the exons CTGGTGAATGATAAAATACAAGAAATGGCTCGGCTTTTTCGACGTAAACCTATACGTGAAACTCGAACCCCAGCACCAGCCATTACAAGCGCAG AATATGAAATACCATGGAGGCCAGTGATATGGAG TAACTCTACCAGAGAATCTATGTTGAGGGGACTGAAGAGGTTCCATCTTAGAACTCCGGACGTCAGTTGCCTTAAGATTATGCTCCATGGCCCCATTGGAGCAGGAAAGTCTAGCTTCATCAATTCAGTCAACACCACGCTCCAAGGTCGTATCACAACTTTGGCACTGGCAGAAGCAAGTGCTGGTACAAGCTTCACTACCAAG tTAAAAATCCATAAGTTGAAGACAGGGGAACCAGGATGTTTCTACCCATTTGTATTTACTGACATCATGGGTCTGGAACCAGGGCAAGGACATGGGGTACACACAGATGACATATTCAGAGTATTACGTGGTGAAGTAAAAAATGGTTACACG tttAATCCTGTTTGTCCAATTGCGGAAGCTAACCAACACTTCAAACCTGACCCCAGTTTAAAAGACCAAGTTCACTGTCTCGTGAGTGTTTTACCAGCAGACAAGATATCTTTAATCTCCGAAGATGTCTTCCAGAAGATGAAGCATGTTCATAAAATGGCACATGATTTGG gaatTCCTGAGGTCATCATCATGTCCATGGTGGACAAAGCATGTCCACTTGTGAATGACAACCTGAGAAAAATCTACATCAGCAGAAATATTAGGGAAAAA ATTGAGGAGTGTAGTAAGAAATCTGGGGTCCCAGTAGACTATATCTACCCTGTGAAGAACTACAGCGAGGAGGTTAACACTAACATTGATAAGGACATTTTGATTCTGAAGGCAATTGACAATATTGTTAGGTTGGCCAGTTACTATGTAGAGCACCAGGATTATCTTCatcaatga